A single region of the Hoeflea prorocentri genome encodes:
- a CDS encoding ABC transporter substrate-binding protein → MLSRSVPTVALFLAVLLFPALAMAQGLKKVAIGVDWFINPNHGPLVVALERGYFKEAGLDVSIVTPEKTTDNVTMVLDGRVAIGMSDQPRTQIEIANGSTLSVVGTLIPVPLNAVLTIEGGPIKTVEDIRGKRVGFADSEKTERDLLMIALAAQGINGQDITLVDVEFDMVSALLDGKVDALTDVYRNFEPIRLQLAGATPKVFDVEAGTMPIYSELVYIANNTLIEPDVVDKFLVAVERGVKAIVDDPDAGWETFIKYDPKLDTELNRLSWEATVPLYSTRPATVDEAAFARFATFLVANQLVARMPALNTYIYGLQP, encoded by the coding sequence ATGCTTTCCCGATCCGTGCCAACCGTTGCGCTTTTTCTCGCCGTGCTTTTGTTTCCCGCGCTCGCCATGGCTCAGGGCCTGAAAAAGGTCGCCATCGGCGTCGACTGGTTCATCAATCCCAATCACGGCCCGCTGGTGGTCGCCCTGGAGCGCGGCTATTTCAAGGAGGCCGGATTGGACGTGAGCATCGTGACGCCGGAGAAGACCACCGACAACGTTACCATGGTCCTCGATGGGCGGGTCGCCATCGGGATGTCCGACCAGCCGCGCACACAGATTGAAATTGCCAATGGCAGCACGCTCTCAGTCGTCGGAACGCTCATTCCCGTGCCGCTGAATGCGGTGCTGACCATTGAAGGCGGGCCGATCAAGACCGTCGAGGATATACGCGGCAAGCGCGTCGGCTTTGCTGACAGCGAAAAAACGGAACGCGATCTTCTCATGATTGCGCTGGCTGCGCAGGGTATAAACGGTCAGGACATCACCCTCGTCGATGTCGAGTTTGACATGGTTTCGGCGCTGCTGGACGGCAAGGTCGATGCGCTGACGGATGTCTATCGGAATTTCGAACCGATCCGGCTGCAGCTTGCCGGTGCGACGCCGAAAGTGTTCGACGTGGAGGCAGGCACGATGCCGATCTACAGCGAGCTGGTCTATATCGCCAACAATACGTTGATTGAACCGGATGTCGTGGACAAGTTCCTGGTTGCCGTCGAGCGTGGCGTCAAGGCCATCGTCGACGACCCCGATGCCGGATGGGAAACCTTCATCAAATATGATCCAAAACTCGACACCGAACTGAACAGGCTGTCGTGGGAGGCAACGGTGCCTTTGTATTCGACCCGGCCGGCAACAGTCGATGAAGCGGCCTTTGCACGGTTCGCGACCTTCCTGGTCGCCAACCAGCTTGTCGCCAGAATGCCGGCGCTCAACACCTATATTTATGGCTTGCAGCCCTGA